A genome region from Anopheles stephensi strain Indian chromosome 2, UCI_ANSTEP_V1.0, whole genome shotgun sequence includes the following:
- the LOC118505514 gene encoding ammonium transporter Rh type A — protein sequence MHTPGSSTSGYALLLIVQVVFIIVFGFCTDYAKELLPVKNETLRTVTSEPAESNLRKYPHFQDIHVMIFAGFAFLMTFLKRYGFSASGLNLLVASLVVQWAIIMRGCYEMEDGIIPISLQNLIGADIAAAAVLISMGALLGRTTPIQLLIMGIVEIAIFAGNEYLQIELVKAADVGGSITVHAFGAYFGLAVSFMLRPKKDQAKAGPLEGSSYTSDISAMIGTIFLWIFWPSFNSALVDGADQERAIINTYLSLAGATVTTFVLSALVSHEHKLDMVHVQNSTLAGGVAVGSICNLLIHPFGALIVGVIAGVISVLGYRYLTPAILSNLRIADTCGVHNLHGMPAVLSAIFSAIYATFASADTYGTSLATIFPAMQNPNATHHSSEMEPLEYVIGGYGRSGAKQGAFQLMAIGLTMAIAIVGGLLTGLILKSPSVRQLEEHELHKDDAFWETPSEDSKNTADTNDSIHQ from the exons TTTATCATCGTGTTCGGATTCTGTACCGACTATGCAAAAGAGCTGCTGCCCGTTAAAAATGAAACGCTTCGAACCGTCACGTCCGAGCCCGCCGAGTCGAACCTTCGCAAATATCCCC ATTTCCAAGACATACACGTGATGATCTTTGCCGGCTTTGCATTTCTGATGACGTTCCTGAAGCGGTACGGATTTAGCGCATCGGGGCTTAATCTGCTGGTGGCCTCGCTCGTCGTCCAGTGGGCTATCATTATGCGCGGCTGTTACGAAATGGAGGATGGCATCATACCGATCTCGTTGCAGAATCTTATCGGTGCGGACATTGCCGCTGCAGCCGTACTTATCAGTATGGGTGCCCTGCTGGGTCGCACCACACCCATCCAGCTGCTCATAATGGGAATCGTGGAGATCGCGATCTTCGCGGGCAATGAGTATCTGCAGATAGAGCTCGTGAAGGCGGCCGATGTTGGTGGTTCAATAACGGTGCACGCTTTTGGGGCTTACTTCGGGCTGGCGGTTAGCTTTATGCTGCGTCCCAAGAAGGACCAGGCAAAGGCGGGCCCACTGGAAGGCTCGTCGTACACTTCGGACATCAGTGCCATGATCGGAACGATCTTTTTGTGGATCTTCTGGCCTAGCTTTAATTCGGCGCTGGTAGATGGAGCCGATCAGGAGCGTGCTATTATCAATACGTATCTTTCACTTGCCGGTGCCACGGTGACCACCTTCGTACTGTCGGCGCTGGTATCCCACGAGCACAAGCTGGACATGGTGCATGTGCAAAATTCTACCTTGGCGGGCGGTGTTGCAGTGGGATCGATCTGTAACCTGCTGATCCACCCGTTCGGTGCACTGATCGTCGGTGTTATTGCAGGAGTCATTTCGGTGCTCGGATATCGGTACCTCACG CCTGCCATACTGTCCAACCTGCGTATTGCGGACACGTGTGGTGTTCACAACCTGCACGGAATGCCCGCCGTGCTTTCGGCCATTTTCTCCGCCATTTATGCCACGTTTGCCAGTGCCGACACGTACGGAACCTCGTTGGCTACGATTTTCCCCGCCATGCAGAATCCTAATGCCACCCACCATTCGTCGGAAATGGAACCCCTCGAATACGTCATTGGA GGTTACGGTCGTTCCGGAGCTAAACAGGGAGCATTCCAGCTGATGGCGATCGGTTTGACGATGGCCATTGCTATAGTAGGTGGTTTGCTAACGG gATTGATACTCAAGTCACCCTCAGTTCGTCAGTTGGAAGAACATGAACTGCACAAAGACGATGCGTTCTGGGAAACGCCTTCGGAGGATTCGAAAAATACTGCAGACACAAACGACTCCATACATCAGTAG